The Musa acuminata AAA Group cultivar baxijiao chromosome BXJ2-2, Cavendish_Baxijiao_AAA, whole genome shotgun sequence genome has a segment encoding these proteins:
- the LOC135604770 gene encoding tetraspanin-8-like: protein MVKISNSLVGVLNFHTLLISFPVIGIALWLRIKAPTECERFLQLPLLVVGVFLFVVSVLGVVGSCFRDSIFLCIYLFLLFLLILAMAAFTVFALVVTNKSIGQAISGKGYKEYRLGDYSHWLQKRVGDRKNWRVVHGCLKEAKVCGRLEDDIGTKASEFYRKNLSPMQSGCCKPPTYCGFTYVNATYWIIPRSGLSSSNPDCKAWSNDQDKLCYGCNACKGGVLATLENGWKKVVILNAALLAFVIVIYSVGCCAFRNNKSHRHHTHFYRGGDH, encoded by the exons ATGGTGAAGATAAGCAACAGCCTGGTCGGCGTGCTCAACTTCCACACCCTCCTCATCTCCTTCCCGGTCATTGGCATCGCCCTATGGTTACGCATCAAGGCCCCCACGGAATGCGAGCGGTTCCTCCAACTGCCCCTCCTCGTCGTGGGCGTCTTCCTTTTCGTCGTGTCTGTGCTGGGCGTCGTCGGCTCGTGCTTCCGGGACTCCATCTTCCTCTGCATctacctcttcctcctcttcctgctGATCCTTGCCATGGCTGCCTTCACCGTCTTCGCCTTGGTCGTGACGAACAAGAGCATCGGCCAGGCGATATCGGGGAAGGGATACAAGGAGTATAGGCTGGGGGACTACTCGCACTGGCTGCAAAAGAGGGTGGGCGATCGGAAGAATTGGAGGGTAGTCCATGGCTGCTTGAAGGAGGCCAAGGTCTGTGGCCGTCTCGAAGATGACATCGGAACGAAGGCCTCCGAGTTCTACAGGAAAAACCTGTCACCCATGCAG TCTGGTTGCTGCAAGCCGCCAACCTACTGCGGATTCACCTACGTGAATGCTACATATTGGATCATCCCAAGATCTGGTCTCTCTTCATCAAATCCTGATTGCAAGGCATGGAGCAATGACCAAGATAAGCTGTGCTATGGCTGCAACGCATGCAAGGGAGGTGTTCTTGCAACCCTCGAGAACGGGTGGAAGAAGGTGGTCATCTTAAATGCTGCTCTTCTTGCCTTTGTCATCGTCATCTACTCGGTTGGATGTTGCGCATTCAGGAACAACAAGTCTCATAGGCATCACACCCATTTCTATAGGGGTGGAGATCACTAG